The Geoglobus acetivorans genome window below encodes:
- the hisF gene encoding imidazole glycerol phosphate synthase subunit HisF: MLTKRIIPCLDVTLDGKGARVVKGVEFVNLRDAGDPVEMAKRYDEEGADELVFLDITASAHGRRTMVDVVERTAEEVFIPFTVGGGIKTVEDINLMLSSGADKVSINTSAVKNPELVRESARIFGSQCIVVAIDCRRNFDLSRGKYVVELEDGSKAWYEVVIYGGRKPTGIDAVEWAKKVEELGAGEILLTSMNRDGTKDGYDIPITGKISEEVSIPVIASGGAGKPEHFLEAFEDGKADAALAASVFHFREIEIVELKKYLSEKGIAMRL, encoded by the coding sequence ATGCTGACCAAGAGGATTATCCCCTGTCTGGATGTAACCCTTGATGGGAAGGGGGCAAGGGTTGTTAAGGGAGTGGAGTTTGTAAACCTCAGGGATGCCGGAGATCCCGTTGAGATGGCGAAGAGGTATGATGAGGAAGGAGCAGACGAGCTTGTTTTTCTCGACATTACCGCTTCAGCTCACGGCAGGAGGACAATGGTCGATGTCGTGGAGAGAACCGCCGAGGAGGTTTTCATACCGTTTACTGTTGGTGGAGGGATTAAAACCGTAGAGGATATCAATTTGATGCTGAGTTCCGGAGCGGATAAAGTTTCAATAAACACTTCAGCAGTAAAGAATCCAGAACTTGTAAGAGAATCTGCGAGAATCTTTGGATCGCAGTGCATAGTTGTTGCCATAGATTGCAGGAGGAATTTCGACCTGAGCAGAGGGAAGTACGTGGTGGAGCTTGAGGACGGAAGTAAGGCATGGTATGAGGTTGTTATCTATGGCGGAAGGAAACCAACGGGGATCGATGCAGTGGAATGGGCGAAGAAGGTTGAAGAGCTTGGGGCGGGAGAAATTCTGCTCACGTCGATGAACCGTGATGGGACGAAGGATGGTTACGACATTCCCATAACCGGAAAGATCAGCGAGGAGGTCAGCATACCTGTGATAGCATCCGGCGGAGCAGGTAAGCCCGAGCATTTTCTTGAGGCTTTTGAGGATGGTAAGGCGGATGCAGCCCTTGCTGCGAGCGTTTTTCATTTCAGGGAAATCGAGATTGTTGAGCTGAAAAAATACCTGAGCGAGAAAGGTATAGCGATGAGGCTTTAA
- a CDS encoding Rid family detoxifying hydrolase — translation MKRINSEDVPKAGPYSHAVEAGNLIFLSGQIPPENVNNAEFEEKVERTLENVGKILAAAGADFSQVVKVTVYLKDVSKFGRFNEVYRRYFSHEPARSVVEVSALPKNAELMIEVIALKDG, via the coding sequence ATGAAACGAATTAATTCGGAAGATGTGCCAAAGGCCGGACCATACAGCCATGCTGTTGAGGCGGGAAACCTCATATTTCTTTCCGGACAGATACCTCCGGAGAACGTTAATAACGCCGAATTCGAAGAAAAGGTCGAGAGAACGCTGGAAAACGTTGGAAAAATTCTTGCAGCAGCTGGGGCAGATTTCAGCCAGGTCGTGAAGGTAACAGTTTATCTTAAAGACGTCAGCAAGTTCGGCAGATTCAACGAGGTTTACAGAAGATACTTCTCACATGAGCCAGCCAGATCAGTCGTTGAAGTGTCTGCACTGCCAAAAAATGCGGAGCTGATGATCGAAGTCATTGCCCTCAAAGACGGTTAA
- a CDS encoding cation diffusion facilitator family transporter, protein MNPYRVLAIGIVANIGIAAIKIITGILYSSLALISDGIHSISDILGTTIGYIGVRISSKPPDKTHPFGHSRFEPLFAFIIGVILILTAYEIGREALKRISSAEFIQVNEIMLGVVIFSIVSKEALTQYTLRAGKKLNNQILIADAYHHRSDVLSSIAVLAGLLFQKSGFIYGDSLAGIAVAAMIAKAAFEIMEKNIHYLTGMCPAEETIEKIREVAKSVDGVEGIHDLRAHYVGKDLQVDIHIEVSEDKTLKEAHDIGTEVKKKLREIEEVSEAFVHIDISGDNDGKI, encoded by the coding sequence ATGAATCCCTACAGAGTTCTCGCCATCGGAATCGTGGCCAATATCGGAATAGCGGCAATAAAAATTATTACGGGTATTCTCTATTCCAGCCTCGCGCTCATCTCTGATGGGATTCACTCAATTTCAGACATTCTGGGAACCACAATAGGTTACATAGGGGTGAGAATCTCATCCAAACCGCCCGACAAAACCCACCCTTTCGGACACTCAAGATTCGAACCTCTCTTCGCGTTCATCATAGGCGTAATATTAATTCTCACCGCCTATGAAATTGGCAGAGAAGCTCTGAAAAGGATTTCGTCTGCAGAGTTTATCCAGGTCAATGAGATCATGCTCGGAGTGGTGATATTCTCCATAGTGTCCAAGGAGGCCCTGACCCAGTACACGCTCAGGGCGGGAAAGAAACTCAACAACCAGATTCTGATAGCGGATGCATACCACCACAGAAGTGACGTTCTCAGCAGCATCGCCGTTTTGGCAGGCCTTCTCTTCCAGAAATCAGGATTTATCTATGGAGACTCGCTCGCAGGAATTGCAGTGGCGGCGATGATAGCAAAAGCGGCATTTGAAATCATGGAGAAAAACATTCACTACCTCACCGGGATGTGCCCGGCTGAGGAAACCATCGAGAAAATAAGGGAGGTTGCCAAAAGCGTGGATGGAGTGGAAGGCATACACGACCTCAGAGCGCATTACGTCGGGAAGGATCTTCAGGTGGACATACACATTGAGGTTTCAGAAGACAAGACGCTCAAAGAGGCACACGACATCGGAACCGAGGTGAAGAAAAAGCTGAGAGAAATTGAAGAGGTAAGCGAGGCTTTCGTCCACATCGACATTTCGGGCGACAATGACGGCAAAATTTAA
- a CDS encoding CDP-2,3-bis-(O-geranylgeranyl)-sn-glycerol synthase, producing MLEILLTAIWILLPAYTPNNFAVITGGGKPIDLGKNFVDGKRILGNGKTFRGFLGGLAGGLLTGVIQYRIELLFGFSVFSEIPFLSALRLFFLLSFGSLAGDIAGSFIKRRMGIERGEKAPLLDQLDFLVVAYLMASLHESFWEIFTPETIVAGIIITPLLHRLINYLAYLLRLKNVPW from the coding sequence ATGCTTGAAATCCTGCTCACAGCCATCTGGATTCTCCTTCCCGCATATACTCCCAATAATTTCGCAGTCATAACCGGTGGTGGAAAACCGATCGATCTGGGGAAAAACTTTGTGGATGGTAAAAGGATCCTCGGAAATGGAAAAACATTCAGGGGGTTTCTCGGCGGTCTTGCAGGAGGTTTGCTGACAGGAGTTATCCAGTACAGAATCGAGCTTCTCTTCGGATTTTCCGTGTTCTCGGAGATTCCATTTTTATCAGCCCTAAGGTTATTTTTTCTCCTGTCATTCGGCTCTCTAGCAGGAGATATTGCAGGCAGTTTCATAAAAAGAAGGATGGGTATTGAAAGAGGGGAGAAAGCTCCCCTGCTCGACCAGCTCGATTTTCTTGTGGTGGCGTACCTGATGGCCAGCCTACACGAAAGCTTCTGGGAGATCTTCACTCCTGAAACAATCGTTGCTGGAATAATAATTACCCCTCTCCTCCACCGCCTCATAAATTACCTGGCATACCTGCTGAGGCTCAAAAACGTCCCATGGTGA